Genomic segment of Penaeus vannamei isolate JL-2024 chromosome 36, ASM4276789v1, whole genome shotgun sequence:
gagggagggagggagggagggagggagggagggagggagggagggagggagggggagagagagagagagagagagagagagagagagagagagagagagagagagagatacagacagagagagagagacagacagaaagagagagagagagagagagagagagagaaagagagaggcaaggcaACAACTGCCCCCAACAACTGCAAGGACAAGTTGCTGGGTctagaagggaatgaggagggggggggggggtgattggcgTGTGTAGGCGTGGGCAGAGGCAGGCCATTTGAGGCAAAAATCCAGTCTCAAATCTCTCCTTATAATCTAAACCTCTCACATTTAgtgtcaagaagaagaaaagaaagaaaaagaaaaatgcacacatgcatatgagtatatacgtatgtatgtatgtatgtatgcatgcatgtatgtatgtatatatgcaNNNNNNNNNNNNNNNNNNNNNNNNNNNNNNNNNNNNNNNNNNNNNNNNNNNNNNNNNNNNNNNNNNNNNNNNNNNNNNNNNNNNNNNNNNNNNNNNNNNNNNNNNNNNNNNNNNNNNNNNNNNNNNNNNNNNNNNNNNNNNNNNNNNNNNNNNNNNNNNNNNNNNNNNNNNNNNNNNNNNNNNNNNNNNNNNNNNNNNNNNNNNNNNNNNNNNNNNNNNNNNNNNNNNNNNNNNNNNNNNNNNNNNNNNNNNNNNNNNNNNNNNNNNNNNNNNNNNNNNNNNNNNNNNNNNNNNNNNNNNNNNNNNNNNNNNNNNNNNNNNNNNNNNNNNNNNNNNNNNNNNNNNNNNNNNNNNNNNNNNNNNNNNNNNNNNNNNNNNNNNNNNNNNNNNNNNNNNNNNNNNNNNNNNNNNNNNNNNNNNNNNNNNNNNNNNNNNNNNNNNNNNNNNNNNNNNNNNNNNNNNNNNNNNNNNNNNNNNNNNNNNNNNNNNNNNNNNNNNNNAAttttgaaaaattatatatatatatgtatttatatatatatatatatatatatatatatatatatatatatatatatatatatatatacacattatgtgtatatatatatatatatatatatatatatatatatatatatatatatatatatatatatgtatatatgtatatatatatatatatatatatatatatatatatacgtatatatatatatatatatatatatatatatatatataaatatatattttatatatatatatatatatatatatatatatatatataagtatatacataaatatatacatatatatatataaataaatatatatatatatgtatacatatatatatatatatatatatatatatatatatatgtacataaatatatgtatataattatacacacatgtatatatatatatatatatatatatatatatatatatatatatatatataattatacacacatgtatatatatatatatatatatatatatatatatatatatatgtatatatacatatatatatatatatatatatatatatatatatatgtatatatgtatatatatacatacatatatacatatatacatatatatatatatatatatatatatatgtatatgtatatatgtatgtatacatatatatatatttatatatatatatatatatgtatatatgtatatatatatatgtgtatatatatacatatatatatatatgtatatatgtatatatatatatacatatacacatatacacacatatatatataaatatatatatatatgtatatatatataaatatatatatatacatacatatatatatacatatatatatatatatatatatatatatatatatatgtatatgtatatatgtatgtatatatatatatattaatatatctatgtatatatgtatatgtatatatatatatatgtatacatacattatatatatatatatatatatatatgtatgtatgtatgtatatatatatataaatatatatatatacatatacatatgtatatatatatacatatatatatatatacatatatgtatacatatatatatatatatatatgtatatatgtatacacacacatatatatatatatatatatacatatatacatatatatgtatacatatatatatacatatatacatatatatgtatacatatatatatacatatatacatatatatgtatacatatatatatacatatatacatatatatgtatacatatatatatacatatatgtatatatatatgtatatatatatgtatatatagatatgtatatatatgtatacatacatatacatcatgtatatatatatatatatatatgtatatatatatgtatatacatatatgtatatatatatatatatacatcatgtatatatatatatatatatatatatatatatatatatatatatatatatatgtgtatatatatatgtatatatatatatatatatgtatatatatgtatatatatatatatgtatatatatatgtatatatgtatgtatatgtatgtatatatatgtatatatgtatatatatatacatatatatatatatatatatatatatatatatatatatatatatatgtatatatgtgtatatatatacatacagacacacacagacacacacacacacacatatatatatatatatatatatatatatatatatttgtttatatatatgtatatatatatatgtatatatgtatatatatatatgtatgtatatatatatatatatgtatatatatatgtatatatatatatatatatatatatatatatatatatatatatataggtatgtatataaatttatatatatatatgtatatatatatatatatgtatatatatatatgtatgtatatatatgtatatatatgtatatatatatatatatacatatatatatatatatatatatatatatgtatatatatatatacatatatatatatatacatatatacatatatatataaatatatatatatacatatatatatatgtatatatgtatatatatatatatatatatgagtgtatatatatatatatacatacacacacacacacgcacgcatatatatatatatatatatatatatatatatatatatatatatatatatatatatatatatatatatatatatgtgtgtgtgtgtgtgtgtgtgtgtgtgcatatgtatatgtatgtatatatatatatatatatatatatatatatatatatatatacatatatatatgtatatatatatatacatatatataaatacatatatatatatacacatatatataaatacatatatatataaatatatatatatacatacatatatacatatacatatatacatatatacatatacatatatatatatatatatgtatatatgtatatatatatatgtatatatatatatatatttatatatatatacatatatatatatatatatatatatatatatatatgtatatgtatatatgtatgtatatatatatatatatatatatatatatatatatatatttatatatatgtatatgtatatatatatatatatatatatatatatttatatataaatgtatatgtatatgtatatatatatatatatatatatatatatatatatatatatatatatgtatatatatgtatatatatatatgtacatatatacatatatatatacatatatatatatatataaacatatatatgtatatatacattcatatatacaaatacatatatatatatatatacatatatatatgtatgtatatatatatagatagatagatagatagatagatatagatatatatatatatacatatatatatatatacattatatctatctatctatctatctatctatatatatattacacacatgtatatatatatatatatatatatatatatatatatatatatatatatatatatatatatgtatatatatatatatatgtacatcaatatatatatatatatatatatatatatatatatatatatatatatatgtatatatataaatatatatacatatatatatatatatatatatatatatatatatatatatatttatgtatgtatgtatgtatatatatatatatatatatatttatgtatgtatgtatatatatatatatatatatatatatatatatatatgtatatatatatatttatttatttatgtatgtatatatatatctatatctatatctatatctatatctatatacatatatatatgtatatatgcatatatatgtatatatatgtatatttatatttatatatatatatatgtatatatatatatatgtatatatgtatatatatacatatatgtatatatagataaatagacaaatacacatatacacacatatatacatacatatatatatatatatatatatatatatatatatatatatatatatatatatatatacacatacacacacacacaaatatacatacatatatatacacatacacacatatatatatacacacacatatatatatacaagtagatatatatgtgtatgtgtatatatatgtatgtatatttgtgtgtgtgtgtatgtgtatatatatatatgtatgtatatatgtgtgtatatttatgcacacacccacacacactgtattatttttatggttatgacTGTGAGCCACGAGGAACTAGTTTAACTATTATTGTAAGTTTTCCTCAAAGTGATTTACcaggataatgataagtatatgtatatatatatttcttttactattttcttttaaaCAAAAATGTAGATTTCCACTAAAAAACATCAATACAAGCAATATATACTGACAAATAtaattttctccctttcaccttaCATAACAGCTCATAAAGTAAGAACATTACCTGGATTTTAGGAAGGGAGAGGTACACTGGGATAGAAAATAGGCTGGATCATTTTTCTTATGCCTGCCTCACCTGCTGAAGTATTCATCTTTGTGCCTTCCAAATGACTTGCATATATGTCACTCGTGAAATGTTCAACATCAATTAACTATTCAAAAATCTTAGGTGGAGGTATGTCTCTTATGTTACTAAGTTTTAGTATTCATAGCAACAAGGAAATAACATTAGGTTAAGGCACCATAATCTAGAGAATTAacaattctttttcatttctccagTTTCTTATTAAAGCTGAACCATCTTCTCTGACACCTGCCACAGTCGTTCAGCTACATCGTCTTTCCTTGCATATGCCGAAGCGTAACCCACAGCACAGTcactagaaacaaaacaaaaaaacattacccttaacatgcaaaaaaaaatttaaaggatGGActttaatattgctatcataattttaTAATTCTCTGTTAATTTGGTTTGGAGATGAAGAAAACCTGcaaggaaaaaaattaaggagtaaaagaagaactTACAATTCCAATTCCAAAACTGTAATCCAGTGGGAAGTAAATGTAATAATCATACCAAAGAAAGTATTTCTCTTctcagataaaaataaacaattataCAAATCAAACTCACCTGAAATAATAACTATGGTCATCCTGTTCTGCCTCAAGAGCACAATGCAGAGTGGTCTGAGCCCCTTCCATGCTATTCTTCATGATCAGTGCAGCATACCAAGAGGCTGTGAACGAACCAACAATGTGTCGCCCCAAGTTGGACTGGACAGCTCCTGGGTGCACTGAGAATACCTGGATGTTTGTACCTGTAAAGGTAATTTAATAACTGTGACTAGGTTTTGATGGAGTTTAGTTGGTTCACACACATAATGTAATTAACAGAAGGCTTTCTTTGAAGGGTGTGTTGAGAATTATAGATCTCTTCTACACAAGGAGTACAGTCTGGGCCATTGTGGCCACTGTGATAAGGCTTGGgtggattatgaaaataatagcaatttaGCTAGCTGTGTTTGTGGGACTTTGCACAAGGgttctgtgtctttgtctataaAAACTTGTTCTAATTTACTTTTTGAACAAGGTTGATTTAAAATATTCTTCATGAAGATACAAAACAATTCTACACTAACACTAATGGCAATTATTCCATACTTATGGCATCTTTcaagtgtgcatatgtgcatgcatgaaagagaaagtgtgtgtgtgtgtgtgtgtgtgtgtgtgtgtgtgtgtgtgtgtgtgtgtgtgtgtgtgtgtgtgtgtgtgtgtgtgtgtgtgtgtgtgtgtctgtgtgtgtgtgtgtgtgtgtgtgtgtgtgtgtgtgtgtgtgtgtgtgtgtgtgtgtgtgtgtgtgtgtgtgtgtgtatgcatgtgtgtgtgtgcgtgtgtgtgtgtgcgtgtgtgggtgtgcgtgtgtgtgtgtgcgtgtgtgtgtgcgtgtgtgcgtatgtgtgtgcgtgtatgcacgtgtgtgtgcgtgtatgcacgtgtgtgtgcatgtgtgtgtgtgtgtgtgcgtgtgtgggtgcgtgtgtgtgcgtgtgtgtgtgcgtgtgtgtgcgtgtgtttgtgcatgtgtgtgtgcatgtgtgtgcatgtgagaggttgtgtgtgtgtgtgtctgtgtccttaGCATACGCAACATTATTAAGGAGATGTGTGTGACACACTCCTACTCAAAATATTTAATGTTACCCACCTTTCACCTTCTTTGCAAGATGGCGTGTAAACAGAATATTGGCCACTTTGCTATTTCCATATGCCTTGAAACGATCATACCCTTTCTCATACAACATGTCATCGAAAGGAATAACGCCTCCTATGATTGGAAATAGATAAATTGTATATGATGATATGCTTATGCTTGCTCTGAAATATGTTATAAGCAAAGTTATTTTCATGCAATTTCAGAGACAGTCTTACTCTACAGCTAAAATATTTCTACATCAAGGCAAATGGCACCTGTAATTTCCAAATGAAATATGAAAGACACATTACTAAAATTAAAAGGACGTACTTTTATTTTCACaactataaagaaaatatataacaataaataaaaatgaataaataaataatcaaattctAATACCAAGATTTCACTACATATTACAATGACTCACTTGCATGGGCTAGAGAGCTGAGATTGATCACCCGTGCTTCCTCggagtgggtgaggagagggagcaggaggttCGTCAAGAGGAAATGCCCAAAGTGGTTTGTGCCCAGCTGCATCTCGAAGCCGTCCTCTGTCTTGCTGTAGGGGCAGAGCATCACACCTACGATAAAAGTGAAAACTAAATaaagatatggaaaaaaaaaaaaaaaaaaaaaaaaaaaaatatatatatataaatatatatatatatatatatatatatatatatatatatatatatatatatatatatatatatatatatatatatatatatatatatatatatatataacgtagaaTAGAAACATATGTGTGAAAAACTTACTGTACTCTTTATGACCCAATAAAATCCCTAGAGAATTTATCTGAATTacagagaacaaaaataaaaatattaacaaaaaaatccCTAACTAACACATAGTACcattcatatacacaaaaaagaaaagaaaaggatttcGTAATGCAAGTATCAAAaacttttaaaaacaaaaaataaacaatcccAAAGATGGCAATCAGAATTTCAAAAATTAAATATCAAAACAGCCTCATACCTGCATTATTGATAAGGATGTGAATGCGACTTTCTCTAGACTTGAGTTCCTCAGCAAAGGCCCGCACGGAGGTCAGGGAGGCAAGGTCCAGCTTCATCACAACTAATTCCCCACCAGTCTGACGGCTAATTTCCTTGGCCACTTTCTCTGCTGTTTTGGTGTCGCGGCAAGCCATAATGATCTTGGCACCTGTGGGTTGGTCAGGGTTGGGGTTTGCTTACAATTCCATTTTTTTGTATGTGAATggaaatatatttctctctctctctctctcacattcactcactcactctcacattcacttaGTCACTctcacatttactcactcactcactcttacactctcacaacactcatacactcaatcattctctcccacactcactcattcactctcacagtcattcatccacacacacattcattcattcactcattcactcaccctctcttATTCTCACACTTATtaactccctcactcactctcatactcacactcactccctcattctcccttactccctcactcactaTCATCCTCTCATTCTAGTACTCACTGCCTCAttttcacactcactcattctcatactcacacacacactccctcactcacacttactccctcactcactcattctagtactcattccctcattctcacacttactcacttattctcacactcacttacttgttctcacactcgctcactcactcatattcatactaactcactctctctcacactcagaCATTAACTGTCATTTaccgtcactcactcacactaacacacttaTATTGCATCTTCCATTTCAAGAAGGTGGAAACTCAGAATGACACAGCAAAGCACATTCAGAGCAAGGAAGCTTCACTCCTAAGCAAATGGACACCTTGGCATCTGGCACACCTCTTTCGCAACAAAATTTCTACCATAACAAAATCTGTGTTCGAAGACGTCACAGATATCAGTTTGCAAAAAATGAAGActcaatgtgattttttttttcagaacaatGAGGAAAAAGGACAGTTTCATGCTAGGAAAAATTCTACAGTTAATCATGCAAGATCTACTAATGAGGATAAAATCTTCAATTAACAAGTGCCAGTAAATTTATCAAAAAGCAGATAATGAATCATGGCTAAACACTCCTACCAGAATTTATAAGTAGAAAGAAATTAACAATCCTAGATAAGTTATTTTAAACcaaataactgataatgaaaagttcaaagaaagaaaatcaatccATGTGCAAACACCACAAAAATTAAAAACTAAAATATCCTAAGAAAAATCAACCAACttcaatatataaaataatcaaccaataaataatattaatactaaggagaataataaaattggcactaataataacaataacaatgctagcgtcaataacaataataagaataataatgctattatcaaCACCAAGagtaatattaatgtatataactCAAATCTCACCTCTACCACTAAGGTCTCGAGCAGTTTCCCTCCCAATGCCCACGTTGCAACCAGTGATAACGACTGTCTTGCCGTCTAGGCGTCTGGTGGAGGTGCAAATCCCACCCGCAAGAAACCGCCGAACAAGGATAATTATGCTGGCATGGGTTGCCATGCATGCAACACCATTCCCTCGGATGTAGTCTACGACAGCCACTGGGGAAAAATAAATGGTGGTGGTTATCATGTTGCTAATATTTATGACGGCAAAAgtcataacaaagataatgataatcatagaatagtagtaatagtagtaatagtagtagtagtaatagtagtagcctagtagtagtagtagtagtagtagtagtagtagtagtagtagtagtagtagtagtagtagtagtagtagtagtagtagtagtagtagaagtagtagtagtagaagtagtagtagtagaagtagtagtagtagaagtagtagtagtagaagtaatagtaatagtagtagtagtagaagtaatagtaatagtagtagtaatagtagtaatagtagtagtagtagaagtagtaatagtagtagtagtagaagtagtaatagtagtagtagtagaagtagtaataataatagtaatagtagtagtagtagaacaagtagaagtagtagtaatagtagtagtagtagtagtagtagtagtagtagtagtagtagtagtagtagtagtagtagtagtagtagtagtagtagtaataatagtaataatagtaataatagtaataatagtaataacagtaataacagtaataatagtaataatagtaatagcagtaatagtagtagttgtagcactacactactactactactacgactactagtaatagcagcagcTACAGGAAAATTaacaactattaaaaaaaaaaaaaaaaaaaatgcataacaaaAATTATCACCATAAGATTAAGGCAATCAAGAAttgatacatatatcatatataagtgcaaataaatatgtatacatatatgcatatatattcaaatgtatatatatatatatatatatatatatatatatatattcaaatatatatatatatatatatatatatatatatatatatatatatagagagagagagagagagagagagagagagagagagagagagagagagagagagagagagagagagagagagagagagagagagagagagagagaaagagagagagagagagagagagagaagagagagagagagagagagagagagagagagagagagagagagagagagagatgagagagagagagagagagagagagagagagagagagagagagagagagagagagaagagagagagagaaagagagagagagaaagagagagatgagaaagagagagagagaaagagagagagagaaagagagagagagaaagagagagagagagaaagagagaaagagagagaaagagagagagagagaaagagaaagagagagaaacagagagagagagagagagagagagagagagagagagggagagagagagagagacagagagagagagagagagaaagagagagaaagagagagagaagagagaaagagagagaaaagagaaagagagagagaagagagagagagagagaaagaaagagagagagagaaagaaagagagagagagaaagaaagagagagagagagagaaagagagagagaaagagagagagaaagagagagagaaagagagagagaaagagagagagaaagagagagagaaagagagagagaagagagagagaaagagagagacagagagagagacagagcgagagagagagagacagagcgagagagagagagagagacagagcgagagagagtgagagagactgagcgagagagacagagacagagcgagagagagatagacatagcgagagagagatagacagagcgagagagagatagacagagcgagagagagagagacagagcgagagagagagagacagagcgagagagagagacagagagagagagagacagagagagagagagagagagagagagagagagagagagagagagagagagagaaagagagagagagagagagaaagagaaagagagaaagagaaagagatgaagaatgagaaagagagagagagagagagagagagagagagagagagagagagagagagagagagagagagagagagagagagagagagagagagagagagagagagagagagagcgagagagagagagagagagagagagagagcgagagagagagagagagtgagcgagagagagagagagagtgagcgagagagagagagcgagagagagagagagagcgagagagagagagagagcgagagagagcgagagagagagagagagcgagagagagagagcgagagagagagcgagagagagagcgagagagagagagagcgagagagagagagagcgagagagagacagagcgagagagagagcgagagagagacagagcgagagagagagagagagacagagcgagagagagagagagagagacagagcaagtgagagagagagagacacagcgagagagagagagagagagacacagcgagagagagagagagagagacacagcgagagagagagagagagagacacagcgagagagagagagagagacacacagcgagagagagagagagagagacacagcgagagagagagagcgacagagcgagagagagagagagcgacagagcgagagagagagagagcgacagagcgagagagagagagagcgacagagcgagagagagacagagacagagcgagagagagagagagacagagcgagagagagagagagagagagagtgagagacagagcgagagactgagagacagcaAATACATAAAAACTGATACGTCCTTATCGCAGAATGCAGAACTTCTCCAACTCACTCAGACCACAAAGGATGGCTAAAACTGATGCTTCTTGCTTCAAAAAGAAATTCCATcctgtcgtgaagaacttgaCTGACAGCCAATTGAAACTAAAAGATGATCGAACGGATTCCATGATGTTAACTGACGTAACTAGGACCACGCGCCCAGTAAGATTCACCTCACGACTGAAACTAAACGCCCAGTACAGGCTCGCAGGTTCACGAATCGTAAAAAATAGTAGTTGGCAACACGAGATGAGATGCGGGATTAAAAATTCATCAGTCATCTTACAGAAAATAACTATGGATGTTTTATAATCCACATCAGAATGACGATTCTTTTTATATACTCCTTTGTCACTCATCAACGCCTTCGTCAAATTATTTCGATATCTACATGTTATGATGTTATACAGGAGAAGTAATGTTGAGTCAGTTTTGATGGATGCTTTAAGGGATgacgtgtgtgcttgtttgtatgtatgtatgtttgtttgtgtgtgtgtgtgtgtgtgtgtgtgtgtgtgtgtgtgtgtgtgtgtgtgtgtatgtgtgtgtgtgtgtgtgtgtgtgtgtgtgtgtgtgtgtgtgtgtgtgtgtgtgtgtatgtgtgtgtgtgtgtgtgtgtgtgtgtctgtgtgtgtgtgtgtgtgtgtgtgtgtgtgtgtgtgtgtgtgtgtgtgtgtgtgtgtgtgtgtgtgtttatgtgtgtgtgtgtgtgtatgcgcgcgcgtttGCTTTTATTTAGAAAGAGCAGAGGACATTGAAATAAATTGTTTTCGAAATAAAATCAAACAGCATGAAACTATTATTTGCAAGATGCTCATGTAAAAAATGAATTTTGGATGATTTTTATATACTATAATGAATACCAGGAAAATATTAAACGCATTATAGAATTCCAAATGAAGAAATGTGAATTTCCCTAAAGAATCTTCATATACATACTCTCAACCTTTTATAACCGTAGTACCGTCCGGAATATTAATATTATGACATGAGACTGACATATTTAGGCTCTCCTTTCCTGATCCCTCTGGAGCGTCGACTTCAACACAAGTTt
This window contains:
- the LOC113820579 gene encoding retinol dehydrogenase 11 isoform X3, with product MAVVDYIRGNGVACMATHASIIILVRRFLAGGICTSTRRLDGKTVVITGCNVGIGRETARDLSGRGAKIIMACRDTKTAEKVAKEISRQTGGELVVMKLDLASLTSVRAFAEELKSRESRIHILINNAGVMLCPYSKTEDGFEMQLGTNHFGHFLLTNLLLPLLTHSEEARVINLSSLAHARGVIPFDDMLYEKGYDRFKAYGNSKVANILFTRHLAKKVKGTNIQVFSVHPGAVQSNLGRHIVGSFTASWYAALIMKNSMEGAQTTLHCALEAEQDDHSYYFSDCAVGYASAYARKDDVAERLWQVSEKMVQL
- the LOC113820579 gene encoding retinol dehydrogenase 11 isoform X2 — protein: MSLRTPVKRIFEYNSRNLESTKDAFCFEKAPINVAVVDYIRGNGVACMATHASIIILVRRFLAGGICTSTRRLDGKTVVITGCNVGIGRETARDLSGRGAKIIMACRDTKTAEKVAKEISRQTGGELVVMKLDLASLTSVRAFAEELKSRESRIHILINNAGVMLCPYSKTEDGFEMQLGTNHFGHFLLTNLLLPLLTHSEEARVINLSSLAHARGVIPFDDMLYEKGYDRFKAYGNSKVANILFTRHLAKKVKGTNIQVFSVHPGAVQSNLGRHIVGSFTASWYAALIMKNSMEGAQTTLHCALEAEQDDHSYYFSDCAVGYASAYARKDDVAERLWQVSEKMVQL
- the LOC113820579 gene encoding retinol dehydrogenase 11 isoform X1, coding for MTDEFLIPHLISCCQLLFFTIREPASLYWAFSFSREVNLTGRVVLVTSVNIMESVRSSFSFNWLSVKFFTTGWNFFLKQEASVLAILCGLMAVVDYIRGNGVACMATHASIIILVRRFLAGGICTSTRRLDGKTVVITGCNVGIGRETARDLSGRGAKIIMACRDTKTAEKVAKEISRQTGGELVVMKLDLASLTSVRAFAEELKSRESRIHILINNAGVMLCPYSKTEDGFEMQLGTNHFGHFLLTNLLLPLLTHSEEARVINLSSLAHARGVIPFDDMLYEKGYDRFKAYGNSKVANILFTRHLAKKVKGTNIQVFSVHPGAVQSNLGRHIVGSFTASWYAALIMKNSMEGAQTTLHCALEAEQDDHSYYFSDCAVGYASAYARKDDVAERLWQVSEKMVQL